In a genomic window of Pelotomaculum thermopropionicum SI:
- the PaaI gene encoding Uncharacterized protein (possibly involved in aromatic compounds catabolism), producing MTRESVNKIKRQRNLTRLLESDPFLTDEDLAHILKVSVQTIRLDRMELKIPELKERLKNVARGAGLQLRTLSGEELVGELVDLDVGKSGMSILTVTPAMTLSKTRIVRGHHLFAQANSLAVAVIDAEAALTGIARVNFKRPVYRGEKVLAKAVIKIKKGNKYMVKVTSYVKDEVVFLGRFLIFAVPGEVIPR from the coding sequence GTGACCCGGGAAAGCGTTAACAAAATTAAAAGGCAGCGGAACCTGACCAGGTTACTGGAAAGCGATCCCTTCTTAACCGATGAAGATCTGGCTCATATCCTTAAGGTGAGCGTACAGACCATAAGGCTGGACAGAATGGAACTGAAGATACCCGAACTGAAGGAAAGGCTTAAGAACGTGGCAAGGGGCGCCGGCCTGCAATTGAGAACGCTTTCAGGGGAAGAGCTGGTGGGCGAATTGGTAGACCTGGATGTGGGCAAATCAGGTATGTCCATTTTAACCGTTACGCCTGCAATGACCCTTAGTAAAACCAGGATTGTGAGGGGCCATCATCTGTTTGCCCAGGCCAATTCTCTGGCCGTGGCGGTAATTGATGCCGAGGCAGCCTTGACCGGAATTGCCAGGGTCAACTTTAAGCGGCCGGTATACCGGGGTGAAAAAGTTTTAGCAAAGGCGGTTATAAAAATAAAAAAAGGCAATAAATACATGGTAAAGGTTACCTCTTACGTAAAGGATGAAGTGGTGTTTTTGGGCAGGTTTTTAATTTTTGCAGTGCCGGGGGAGGTAATACCGCGGTGA
- a CDS encoding predicted metal-binding protein (possibly nucleic acid-binding protein), which yields MLKLDVARLKRAPGDSARFELLAESLPPLELQGELLEFSGPVKAVLNVANTGSALTVEGEASGRIKLNCSRCLDPFDYPFTVSVQETYTPVPDGGEETVPFSGDVLDITPEVLKSIILSLPMKAVCRMDCLGLCPGCGHNLNEGRCRCEGEDVDPRLSVLKNLIKGRERPE from the coding sequence TTGCTTAAACTGGATGTAGCCAGACTGAAAAGGGCGCCGGGCGATTCTGCCAGGTTTGAGTTGCTGGCTGAATCCTTGCCTCCGCTGGAACTGCAAGGGGAACTCCTGGAATTTTCCGGCCCTGTAAAAGCCGTCCTGAACGTCGCCAACACCGGTTCAGCCCTGACGGTGGAAGGGGAGGCATCAGGCAGGATAAAGCTTAACTGCAGCCGGTGCCTGGATCCTTTTGACTACCCTTTTACGGTGTCGGTACAGGAAACCTATACACCAGTACCAGATGGCGGGGAGGAAACCGTGCCTTTTTCGGGAGATGTGCTTGACATTACTCCCGAGGTGCTCAAGAGCATCATCTTGTCCCTGCCGATGAAAGCGGTTTGCCGCATGGACTGCCTGGGGCTTTGTCCCGGGTGCGGACATAACCTTAACGAGGGCCGGTGCCGGTGCGAGGGTGAGGATGTCGATCCCCGCCTGAGCGTACTGAAGAATCTCATAAAGGGCAGGGAGCGGCCGGAGTAG